ACAAACTTTTCGATGGGCGCGGAGTGTCACCGCACCTCTGTGTGCTAGTTAATCTATCAATGTAAACCATGTCACCTCATTAAATCATGCATTCATTTTCTCCTGGGAATCAAGTCATGCACCTCAATAACTATTCGATTATTGCGCTAATTTTTGTGTGGTCATAAACTATATATGCGTCCGACGTTCGAAGAAAAAAACATATAGTTCAtgctttcttttttcttttttttatacACCATCTTGTCATATAACTTTAAGGGGGATGATAGGCGCCGGCGCGCCGGCCCAAACTTTGGGCCGGTCGCTTCCGAGCCGTACGATGCGAGCCGCGCGCTCGTCAGAATTCGTCTGACGCCCAGCTCACCCTGCGGCCTTTCCCTTCCTCCTGCTCGCGCAGACCTCCGGCGCGCTGGCCCAGCGGCCCCGCGCCCCCCTTCTCCGGCCTCATCTTCCCCAACGCGGACCACCAGTGCATTGGCTTCGCGCCCCTGCTCCCTCCCCCATTGACGCAACAACGGAGGCTCGCCGTCGCCGGACTTGCTCGTGGTTGCAGCACCCCCATCCACGCCGCCCTCCTCTAGCAGCTCCCCTCACAAGAAAGGTTACAACTATGGCGGACTCCTCTAAGCACCGTCGCACGGCCGTCCCCGCTACCTCTCTGCCATCCAAAATGGATGTAACAAATTTCTTGCATGGTTGTAGCAAAACTGATGGCTGTTGCAGCAAAAAACGTCGTCGCAGGTCGTTGTTGTGCCCtcatggatgtagcaaaaaaatCGGCAGTTGTAGCAAAATCTGACACGGTTGCAGCAAAACGTCCTCATCGTCATGCGGGGCGTAGCTCTGCTGTGAATGTAGGTAGCAAATTTACATGTGGGTCATAGCAAAATTCACCAATGGTTCCAGCAAAACGTCACCACCGCCGTCGCTGGTCACAGCTCCACCATGAATGCATGTAGCAAAAGGCCAACATGGTTCCAACTTCTCGGCATCACGGTTCCAGCATTTGGATGTCATGGTTGTAGCACTCCCCCGTCGTGTGTGGTCACCATCGGCAGCTGCTAGCTTCTAGCATCTGGTCACTGTGGTTCCAGCACTTGGATGCCACGGTTGCAGCATCTGGATGATGTGGGTTGTACAAAGTGACTGTAATGGCGACGGTGGTCGCCTCCATGTAACTCCGCCCATCACTGGTTTCAGCATCCATGAACAACTCTCGGATTTTGAGGTTGCAGCTTctgcggcggggggggggggggggtgcagcTTTTTGCTTACTGGACGCAACATCCGATGAGTCGCCGTAGGGTGCGGCAATGGTATTTCCTGAGCCGGCGTCGACAGAGAAGAAAGGAGAACGAGCGGTTGAGAAAAAAGAGGAACGGGAGAAGATAAGGTACGGGAGTGGGTTTGCATGGGGCCACTGCTCCCTTCGTGCGCGCGTGGGAAAGCGGCCGACTGAGTTttcggccggcgcgccggttaCAAACGATTACCTAACTTTATTGTATAAAATCGTGAGCTAAGAATACTCTTACATTCATATTGTAATTAGTTTTAGGTGTTTTAAGCACTTATTGATGCATTTGTTTTAGCACGGTTTCCGTGCCAGCGCGTGAAGCATCATCTAATTTTACTAGTTCAAATGTCCAAACGGATGAGATGTGAGCGGCGACATATCGGAGAAGCTGGGGAGGGGACGGTTTATAGAAGAAGCCACCCCCCAAGAGAATATCTACTATTCAATCCCTTTTTTTTTGAGTAATTCGGTCCCATTCATTTTTTCAGAAGAAACAGTGAAGTTCAAGAAAATTCGGCTAGGCGACAGCCACATCCAAAGCCCTTTGCTTCCCAGGCCGTTTCCCCCCGGTCCCGGCGTGGCTGCAGCCGCGGTACCTTCCTTCCCCAACTCCGAGCAACTGGCCCGAGCAAAGTATCCGCCCCCTTTTTTCCACATCACGCCGCCCCCCACcccacctcctcctcttcccaCTGTTCCATCGTCCTTGCGCTCGACCCCCTCCCCGCCGGCCCGTCCCTCGCTCGGCACACAAGCCGCCTCCGCGCCTCGATTTCCGAAACGCCCCCGGCTCCAATGGCGCTGCCCTACCTGGAGGCCGTCCTGTGTAAGATTCCGCCTTTCCGCTGCTTATTCCCCATACTCGCTCGTCTGCTCGCTCGATCCCCGGGGGCGTGTCGGCTTTCGATGGGCGCGGGATCCGCGTGTAAACCCTAGCTAGGGGTTAGTGGGGGTCGGGGGCTTTTCGCTGCTGGATTTGCCCGTGCCACGGAACCGTTGGGTGTGACGTCTGGGCAGTTTGATTTCTCTGGTGTAGCCGAGTGATCTTGATGGCTTTGGTGTGAGTCGTGTGGGTGCGAGAGGTTATCCAGGTGCAGTGATCTGAGGTTTTGGATAGATTGAGTTACCTGTTAGTGTAGAGTATTCAGCATGGCAGGAACATCGGCAAAATTACATTTGACTGAAGATGGTCACTGTCACCTGATCACTGGACTTGTTTGTGCTGTCAAGCTCTGTTATGGAACACAAAATGTGGTACTGTGCAGATTTGATGATCACTTACCAGAACGAAGCGAGCCAATATTTCTGAACTAAGTTACAAGCAGTAGTGCTTAACATAAGTTTGTCAAAATTGTGTGAACAGATCGTATGTGCAAAGTCAAGATTTTGTATTTTTATTTACCTTGTTATATCATCATCATGATTATTGTAGCTATTGTCTATTCCTGACATGCTCGTCTCATTGTATGCCCCTTCTGCAGGCTTTATGACTCTCAATTACATATTTGAGACATATCTTAACATCAGGCAGCATAGAGCCCTTAAGTTACCAACATTGCCAAAATCCCTGGCAAAGGTAATTAGTCATGAAAAATTTGAGCAGGCGAGAGCTTATAGCCTGGACAAAAGGTGCTTATAACTACTCAGTCCTTGCAACCATACCTCGTTTAGAAACCATTCCTGACACCTAATTTCATTAGCTGCGTTCCCACTTAATATTCTCTCTATCTTTTTAGACTGTCTGTACTGACAGGTATACTTCCTCTTACAGCAATTTCAATTTTGTACGTGAGGCCATAACTATAGTATGCGATATCGTGATACTGTACTATAAAGTTCTTCCTTGGTTTTGGACGGTAATACAAAGTCTTCAACTTGCTTTCCTTTACCCTTTTTGTGCAGGAGTTTGGTTCTAACTATCCTCTTCCTTTTATAGAAATCTGGAGTGTTAGTAACCAATGTTGGCCTGAATGCAGAAAATGAGATAATACACACCCTTGCATTCTTAGCAGGTGTCATGGTTTGGTCACAGGTATTATCAATTTGTTTGCCTGTTTCATAAGGCCATGTGTTTATTAATTTTCTCTGCTTTCATATTCAGTTGTTTTAAATTATCTTCAAGAGTCTTTTGCACTTAGTTGGATTAGGTATATGTGACGCATTAGCTTTAGCTCTGAAGGACCAAATGCTTGATTATATGCTAGCTATTGCAGTAAGGAATCTAAGAATCAGGAGTTAATTTCATAGTTTTTTTTACACCTATAAACTCCTTGACGTGTCTTCCTTTCTGCTGATTTTGGTCCTGACAGAGATACTTCTAAAATTAAGTGGAACACCCGATGCGGCACAGCTTTCACTTCTAAAATAGCTATGTTTAGTGGAATACAATTGGAATGATTGGTGCTTTTATCAGAGTTCACCTACTAGCCCATATCCATTTCAACATTTTCACTAGATGTTCTTTTTAACCTATAATAACATAAGGTGCATTTGTTTTGTTCAAACGTGCATCAATCAAGATTCTGATTTCTTTAGATTGATTGATCAGCAGTTCTTTTTGAATGCTTCCATGGCACCTAGCAGTAACCTCAATGTTGACCCGTGTTCATTGTCTATCAATATTTTCTCTTCTGGCGATCCAATTTTTTATGTCAATGTGATTGCCTAATACATACTTGATGCAATACAGATCACAGACTTGCCATTCTCTCTGTACTCTACTTTTGTTATTGAGGCTCGACACGGGTTTAACAAGGTCCGTCTTTAATTTTCAATTTCTGCACTTCCGTTTGTGAACATAAAGCAAATATACATATGGATGTATTTGAATTTTGTTAACTTGTGGTGCATTGGAGCACTTAATTCGAACATAAAGGAATATATTTATATGTTTGAATCGTGTCAACTTGTGGTGCTTTGGAGCACTTAATAATTTGATATCTTCATTTCCTCACGTATTTATGTTGTTTTTTTCTCTTGTCCTTTCTCAGCAAACATTCTGGCTCTTCATTTGGGACATGATCAAGGGAATTTTGCTGTCCGTTGTACTCGCACCACCAATTGTGGCTGCTATCATCGTTATAGTACAGGTACACCATATTTTTATTTTGTGCCACCCTCTATTCTGAACTATCATGCTAATATGCATCTTTATTAACCGTGCCTTTAACCCTTTTCGCAATCAGATGAACGCATATGTCACCTAACCGAGTTACTTTATTAATCTTCCTTTTCCTGTACTGCTTCAGAATGGAGGGCCTTACCTAGCAATATATCTCTGGGGTTTTATGTTTGCGCTAGCTCTGCTGATGATGACAATTTACCCTATCATGATAGCTCCTCTGTTCAACAAATTCACTCCTGTGAGTATCTTTTCTTGTTGCACTGCGTCCGTCATTTTCCTCATTCAATATGGTTTCGTGTGAGAATGGTATGTAGTGCATCCATGCTGCATCTGTATCCACATAGTAACTTCATGGTAAGACTGAACTTGAAGTTGCTGATTTCAACAGCTTCCCGAAGGCTCGCTCAGGGAGAAAATAGAGAAGTTAGCAGATTCCCTCAAGTTTCCTCTGAAAAAGCTTTTTGTGGTGGATGGGTCTACTCGATCAAGCCACAGTAATGTATATGTTAATTGCTCTACCTTTGGAGTTTTTTTTTTCATTGCTAACTAGTTATTGATGGTCTTCTGATATGATTTCAACTGTCAATCTCTTTCAGGCTTACATGTATGGGTTTTTCAAGAATAAGCGCATTGTTCTCTATGACACATTGATACAACAGGTTCAAACAAACCACCATTTTTTGTACT
The sequence above is a segment of the Aegilops tauschii subsp. strangulata cultivar AL8/78 chromosome 6, Aet v6.0, whole genome shotgun sequence genome. Coding sequences within it:
- the LOC109780123 gene encoding CAAX prenyl protease 1 homolog, translated to MALPYLEAVLCFMTLNYIFETYLNIRQHRALKLPTLPKSLAKVISHEKFEQARAYSLDKSNFNFVREAITIVCDIVILYYKVLPWFWTKSGVLVTNVGLNAENEIIHTLAFLAGVMVWSQITDLPFSLYSTFVIEARHGFNKQTFWLFIWDMIKGILLSVVLAPPIVAAIIVIVQNGGPYLAIYLWGFMFALALLMMTIYPIMIAPLFNKFTPLPEGSLREKIEKLADSLKFPLKKLFVVDGSTRSSHSNAYMYGFFKNKRIVLYDTLIQQCSNDNEIVSVLAHELGHWKLNHTAYSFVAVQVLTFMQFGGYTLVRNSKDLFESFGFEDQPVIIGLIIFMHTIIPVQHLLSFCLNLVSRAFEFQADAFAKNLGYAPELRGALVKLQEENLSAMNTDPWYSAYHYSHPPLVERLSALEDLDSKKDN